A portion of the Blastochloris tepida genome contains these proteins:
- a CDS encoding DUF2312 domain-containing protein: MPAELGDNSGAFARDQLKAVVERIERLEEEKKALSDDIKDIYAEAKGNGFDVKALREIIRLRKQDRDKRQEHEAIVETYMAALGMLADTPLGRAALERL; the protein is encoded by the coding sequence ATGCCCGCTGAACTCGGCGACAACTCCGGCGCCTTCGCCCGTGACCAGCTCAAGGCTGTGGTCGAGCGCATCGAGCGGCTGGAGGAGGAGAAGAAGGCCCTCTCCGACGACATCAAGGACATCTACGCGGAGGCCAAGGGCAACGGCTTCGACGTCAAGGCGCTTCGCGAAATCATCCGGCTGCGCAAGCAGGACCGCGACAAGCGCCAGGAGCACGAGGCCATCGTCGAGACCTACATGGCCGCACTCGGCATGCTGGCCGACACGCCGCTTGGACGCGCCGCCCTGGAGAGACTGTGA
- a CDS encoding major capsid protein, whose amino-acid sequence MTLVEYAKGAPAGQANVPYIEMFARSSDVLEALPFEGLTGPVYEGTKSAALPSVAFRGINENSTSGLGRVETYQEATYVVDHDIDVDDAIIRRNGMERRTREEALAMTALGRLFLDTFIKGDNTTNPREFSGLQKRCDQYSNRKLAAGSTSGGDALSLSKLDEAINRVNAGTGRKYIIAPLAMRPRFIAAARNTNLTGFVTQTWDDIGRPKTSYAGIPILFGYEPDKHATFMPFTEACPGGGATGASIYVVALGGDRVRGIQLKEMGAEDVGRVLTGTKPVYRTHVSWDVGIVDEHDYGVCRLWGVKDAAIVA is encoded by the coding sequence ATGACGCTTGTTGAATACGCCAAGGGCGCGCCGGCCGGGCAGGCCAACGTCCCCTATATCGAGATGTTCGCCCGCTCCTCGGACGTCCTCGAAGCGCTTCCGTTCGAAGGCCTGACCGGCCCCGTCTACGAGGGCACCAAGTCGGCCGCTCTGCCGTCCGTTGCCTTCCGCGGCATCAATGAAAACTCGACCTCCGGCCTTGGCCGCGTCGAGACCTACCAGGAAGCGACCTATGTCGTTGACCACGACATTGACGTGGACGACGCCATCATTCGCCGCAATGGCATGGAGCGCCGCACTCGCGAGGAAGCTCTGGCCATGACGGCGCTCGGCCGCCTGTTCCTGGACACCTTCATCAAGGGCGACAACACCACGAACCCGCGCGAGTTCTCCGGCCTCCAGAAGCGGTGCGATCAGTATTCCAACCGCAAGCTGGCTGCTGGCTCCACCTCCGGCGGCGACGCGCTGTCGCTCTCGAAGCTCGATGAGGCCATCAACCGCGTGAACGCCGGCACCGGGCGCAAATACATCATCGCCCCGCTGGCCATGCGCCCGCGCTTCATCGCCGCCGCGCGCAACACCAACCTGACCGGCTTCGTCACCCAGACCTGGGACGACATCGGCCGGCCGAAGACCTCCTACGCCGGCATCCCCATCCTGTTCGGCTACGAGCCGGACAAGCACGCGACGTTCATGCCGTTCACCGAGGCGTGCCCCGGCGGCGGCGCGACCGGCGCGTCCATCTACGTTGTCGCCCTTGGCGGCGACCGCGTGCGCGGCATCCAGCTCAAGGAGATGGGCGCCGAGGATGTTGGCCGCGTCCTCACCGGTACGAAGCCGGTCTACCGCACCCACGTCAGTTGGGATGTGGGCATCGTTGACGAGCACGATTACGGCGTGTGCCGGCTGTGGGGCGTGAAAGACGCCGCCATCGTCGCGTAA
- the ssb gene encoding single-stranded DNA-binding protein, which produces MNLVILIGNVGKDPEIRATRGGSKIASFSLATSRPGPKDPATGERKKVVHWHNVVVFNEHLVTLIERYVTKGSKLAVVGEVQTRKWQDQSGSDRWTTEIVLDGFRGNIELLGDPKGDAHEDSRPASRSSRRPASADLDDEIPF; this is translated from the coding sequence GTGAACCTCGTCATCCTCATCGGCAACGTCGGGAAAGACCCCGAAATCCGGGCGACCCGCGGTGGCAGCAAGATCGCCAGCTTCTCGCTGGCGACCTCGCGCCCCGGCCCAAAAGACCCAGCCACCGGGGAGCGCAAGAAGGTCGTCCACTGGCACAACGTCGTGGTGTTCAACGAACACCTCGTCACGCTCATCGAGCGATACGTCACCAAGGGCTCGAAGCTCGCTGTGGTTGGCGAGGTCCAGACCCGCAAATGGCAGGACCAGTCCGGCAGCGACCGCTGGACCACCGAAATCGTGTTGGACGGCTTCCGCGGCAACATCGAGTTGCTGGGCGACCCGAAGGGCGATGCCCATGAGGACAGCCGCCCGGCGTCACGCTCATCCAGGAGGCCGGCGAGCGCCGACCTCGACGACGAAATCCCCTTCTGA
- a CDS encoding portal protein, whose amino-acid sequence MAMEAEKQRTNDAKARLADAKQMKAKFLPDIEECYRFTVPPRASSLQSAAPGDASTADSDLNTSLGPEVCDDFATMVISTFLPETQQWASRSIVPAPGVDRSVANEAQATLDDGDKTIRALILQSTFYEEISKSFPPDIGIGTVAVLIEMDRLYDPPTVRGIPLRKLEINLGPDGKVDDRFLVDVVSAGKLEGVVPRKLWPAKVAAKVESAFGRSSRSQATVECVWGWWRDWSRRDTVVWTHVLLLDGELADHRQIEGVGSCPLIVGRFSPLPEFAFGWGPTMKALPDLRHVDKLATELIRAVDFSIAPPTTYPDDAFVNVEGGIESGMAYPVRPGDEKAIKKIYEPTGLDAGYFDVQERERRVKRLHFVDKPEQRGDTPPTATQWTDEIALTQRRIGTPGRVFWSEFAAGVWDRFAFLATKAGRIQPVDAGVGTVRTIPDNPAQRAQDMQDVSNAARLGEIGGGLFPEEWKVTVDGAKTLKNLKEKIGDTIVEFRSKEDIETAVAQMSQLTGGAAPGVQQDQGALLQS is encoded by the coding sequence ATGGCTATGGAAGCTGAGAAGCAGCGGACGAATGACGCGAAGGCGCGCCTCGCCGACGCCAAGCAGATGAAGGCGAAGTTCCTGCCGGACATCGAGGAGTGCTACCGCTTCACGGTTCCGCCCCGGGCTTCGTCGCTTCAGAGCGCAGCGCCGGGCGACGCCTCCACCGCGGACAGCGACCTGAACACGAGCCTTGGACCCGAGGTCTGCGATGACTTCGCGACCATGGTCATTTCGACGTTCCTGCCGGAGACGCAGCAGTGGGCCAGCCGGTCCATCGTCCCTGCGCCCGGAGTGGACCGGAGCGTTGCGAACGAGGCCCAAGCCACGCTTGATGATGGCGACAAGACCATCCGCGCGCTGATCCTCCAGTCGACTTTCTACGAGGAAATCTCCAAGAGCTTCCCGCCAGACATCGGTATCGGCACGGTCGCCGTGCTGATCGAGATGGATCGCCTCTACGACCCGCCGACCGTACGCGGAATCCCGCTCCGCAAGCTCGAAATCAATCTTGGGCCGGACGGCAAGGTCGATGACCGCTTCCTGGTGGACGTTGTCTCGGCCGGCAAGCTCGAAGGCGTCGTGCCGCGGAAGCTCTGGCCAGCGAAAGTCGCCGCGAAGGTCGAGAGCGCGTTCGGGCGGTCCAGCCGGTCGCAGGCCACCGTCGAGTGCGTGTGGGGCTGGTGGCGCGACTGGTCGCGCCGCGATACCGTCGTCTGGACGCATGTTCTGCTTCTGGACGGAGAGCTGGCCGATCACAGGCAGATCGAGGGCGTTGGCTCCTGCCCACTGATTGTCGGGCGCTTCTCCCCGCTGCCCGAGTTCGCCTTCGGCTGGGGTCCGACCATGAAGGCCCTGCCCGATCTGCGCCACGTTGACAAGCTCGCGACCGAGCTGATCCGCGCGGTGGACTTCTCGATTGCCCCGCCCACCACCTACCCCGACGACGCCTTCGTCAACGTCGAGGGTGGCATCGAGAGCGGCATGGCCTATCCGGTACGGCCGGGGGACGAGAAGGCCATCAAGAAAATCTACGAGCCGACCGGATTGGACGCCGGCTACTTCGACGTCCAGGAGCGCGAGCGCCGCGTGAAGCGCCTGCACTTCGTTGATAAGCCGGAGCAGCGCGGCGACACGCCGCCGACCGCGACGCAGTGGACGGATGAGATTGCGCTGACGCAGCGCCGCATCGGCACGCCCGGCCGCGTGTTTTGGTCCGAGTTCGCCGCTGGCGTCTGGGACCGCTTCGCGTTTCTCGCGACCAAGGCCGGCCGCATCCAGCCCGTCGATGCCGGCGTCGGCACCGTCCGCACCATCCCCGACAATCCGGCGCAGCGCGCGCAGGACATGCAGGACGTGTCCAACGCCGCACGCCTCGGCGAGATCGGCGGCGGCCTGTTCCCCGAGGAGTGGAAGGTCACGGTGGACGGCGCGAAGACGCTGAAGAACCTCAAGGAGAAGATCGGCGACACCATCGTCGAATTCCGCTCCAAGGAGGACATCGAGACCGCCGTCGCCCAGATGAGCCAGCTCACGGGCGGCGCCGCGCCCGGCGTCCAACAGGACCAGGGCGCCCTTCTCCAATCCTGA
- a CDS encoding dATP/dGTP pyrophosphohydrolase domain-containing protein yields the protein MAASGWIGVDLDGTLAEYHGWKGIDHIGEPVPAMLDRVKAWLSEGKDVRIFTARVSHDGTAARMMDAQRALIHITNWLVQHLGRPLPITCTKDFAMIELWDDRAVQVIQNAGERVYVSPPQFDLVEHLRRQREFSERTFGPGARTKGVLQHIRKELAEIESEPSNVTEWIDVALLAFDGAWRAGHSPEAIAMALAGKQRRNETRRWPDWRTQPMDGAIEHIR from the coding sequence GTGGCGGCGTCAGGTTGGATTGGTGTGGACCTCGACGGCACGCTTGCCGAATACCACGGCTGGAAGGGCATCGACCATATCGGCGAGCCGGTGCCGGCGATGCTCGACCGCGTGAAGGCATGGCTCTCCGAAGGCAAGGACGTGCGCATCTTCACCGCGCGCGTCTCGCACGACGGCACTGCCGCCCGGATGATGGACGCCCAGCGCGCCCTCATCCACATCACCAATTGGTTGGTGCAGCACCTCGGCCGCCCCCTGCCGATCACCTGCACCAAAGACTTCGCGATGATCGAGTTGTGGGACGACCGCGCAGTGCAGGTCATCCAGAACGCGGGCGAGCGAGTGTATGTCTCGCCGCCGCAGTTCGATCTCGTCGAGCACCTCCGCCGGCAGCGCGAATTTAGTGAACGCACGTTCGGTCCGGGCGCGCGCACGAAAGGAGTGCTTCAGCACATCCGCAAGGAGCTGGCGGAGATCGAGAGCGAGCCATCCAACGTCACGGAATGGATCGACGTCGCGCTGCTGGCATTCGATGGAGCTTGGCGAGCTGGCCATTCTCCCGAGGCGATTGCGATGGCGCTCGCTGGCAAGCAGAGGCGCAACGAAACGCGGAGGTGGCCTGACTGGCGTACTCAGCCGATGGATGGCGCCATCGAGCATATCCGCTGA
- a CDS encoding dCTP deaminase: protein MILAAQDIRERGIITPFHERTRCDGMTFGLGPAGYDVRLCNGVTLAHDSPVVLGATFEYFKMPADVLAYVKDKSTWARRGLFVQNTVIEPGWRGFLTLELTYHGRDMLHVPAGTPIAQIIFHLLTRPTDSPYSGKYQDQKPGPQPAILETDDGVKIEHAPGGPNP from the coding sequence ATGATCCTCGCTGCCCAAGACATCCGAGAGCGCGGCATCATCACGCCGTTTCACGAGCGCACGCGCTGCGACGGCATGACCTTCGGCCTCGGCCCGGCCGGCTACGACGTCCGCCTCTGCAACGGCGTGACGCTCGCCCACGATTCGCCCGTCGTTCTCGGCGCCACCTTCGAGTATTTCAAGATGCCGGCCGACGTGCTGGCCTACGTGAAGGACAAGAGCACCTGGGCGCGGCGCGGCCTGTTCGTCCAGAACACCGTGATCGAGCCCGGATGGCGCGGATTCCTGACGCTGGAGCTGACCTACCACGGGCGCGACATGCTGCACGTCCCCGCCGGCACGCCGATTGCGCAGATCATCTTTCACCTGCTGACGCGCCCGACCGACAGCCCCTACTCCGGCAAGTACCAGGACCAGAAGCCCGGCCCGCAGCCGGCGATCCTTGAGACCGACGACGGGGTCAAGATCGAGCACGCGCCTGGAGGCCCCAACCCTTGA